The following coding sequences are from one Streptomyces dengpaensis window:
- a CDS encoding PHP domain-containing protein produces MDPVEALDRIAFLLERAQAPTYRVRAFRTAQAVLTALPADEVAERAAGGSLESLKGIGPKTAQVVREALAGEVPGYLDKLEREAGAPASGAGEGLRALLRGDCHLHSDWSDGGSPIEDMGRTAAWIGHEWAVLTDHSPRLTVARGLSPERLREQLDVVAELNATWAPFRLLTGIECDILEDGSLDQEPELLERLDVVVVSVHSKLRMDARPMTRRMVAAIRDPHSDILGHCTGRLLVGRDGGAARPESRFDADAVFAACAETGTAVEINSRPERLDPPRPLLRRAVEAGVLLSIDTDAHAPGQLDWQINGCARAEECGVPAERVVTTWPVDDLLTWARERRLPQ; encoded by the coding sequence ATGGACCCCGTCGAGGCCCTGGACCGGATCGCGTTCCTGCTGGAGCGGGCCCAGGCCCCCACCTACCGCGTACGTGCCTTCCGCACCGCGCAGGCCGTCCTGACCGCGTTGCCCGCCGACGAGGTGGCGGAGCGTGCCGCCGGCGGATCGCTGGAGTCGCTCAAGGGCATCGGGCCGAAGACGGCGCAGGTCGTGCGCGAGGCGCTGGCCGGTGAGGTGCCCGGCTATCTGGACAAGCTGGAGCGGGAGGCCGGGGCGCCGGCTTCCGGTGCGGGTGAGGGGTTGCGGGCGCTGCTGCGCGGCGACTGCCATCTGCACTCCGACTGGTCGGACGGCGGCAGCCCGATCGAGGACATGGGCCGGACCGCGGCGTGGATCGGGCACGAGTGGGCGGTGCTCACGGACCACTCACCGCGGCTGACCGTGGCGCGCGGTCTGTCGCCCGAGCGGCTGCGGGAGCAGCTGGACGTGGTGGCGGAGCTGAACGCGACCTGGGCGCCGTTCCGGCTGCTCACGGGCATCGAGTGCGACATCCTCGAGGACGGTTCGCTCGACCAGGAGCCGGAGCTGCTGGAGCGGCTCGACGTCGTGGTGGTGTCCGTGCACTCCAAGCTGCGGATGGACGCCCGCCCGATGACCCGCCGCATGGTCGCCGCCATACGCGATCCGCACTCCGACATCCTCGGGCACTGCACCGGACGGCTGCTCGTCGGGCGGGACGGGGGTGCCGCGCGGCCGGAGTCGCGGTTCGACGCGGACGCGGTCTTCGCCGCGTGCGCCGAGACCGGCACGGCCGTGGAGATCAACAGCCGTCCCGAGCGGCTCGACCCGCCGCGGCCGCTGCTGCGCCGGGCTGTCGAGGCGGGTGTCCTCCTCTCGATCGACACCGACGCGCACGCACCCGGTCAGCTGGACTGGCAGATCAACGGCTGCGCCCGGGCGGAGGAGTGCGGGGTGCCCGCCGAGCGGGTGGTCACCACCTGGCCCGTCGACGACCTGCTGACCTGGGCCCGGGAGCGCCGGCTGCCGCAGTGA
- a CDS encoding NADP-dependent oxidoreductase: MNTVNTMRAISQDVLGGPEVLREVEVERPTPRANEVLVRVRAAGVNPTDWKHRAGGGFLGEPPFVLGWDVSGVVEATGIGVARFKPGDEVFGMLSYPYGHGSHAEYVTAPARAFAHKPSVIDHIQAGALPLVSLTAYQALVETADIQPGQRVLIHAAAGGVGHVAVQIAKARGAYVIGTASAGKHDFLRQLGVDETIDYRATDFVEAVQDVDVVLDTLGGDNSLRSLRVLRPGGVVVSILPVGSDDFYEEAERLGVRAVRMLVDASHSGMKAIAELVEAGKLRATIAGTFPSADAAKAHELGETGRTAGKLVLVMD; encoded by the coding sequence ATGAACACTGTGAACACGATGCGAGCCATCAGTCAGGACGTCCTCGGCGGTCCCGAGGTCCTCAGGGAAGTGGAGGTGGAGCGGCCGACGCCGCGCGCCAACGAGGTGCTGGTCCGGGTGCGCGCCGCCGGAGTCAATCCGACCGACTGGAAGCACCGCGCCGGCGGCGGCTTCCTGGGCGAGCCGCCCTTCGTCCTCGGCTGGGACGTCTCCGGCGTCGTCGAGGCGACGGGGATCGGCGTCGCCCGCTTCAAGCCGGGTGACGAGGTCTTCGGCATGCTGTCCTACCCGTACGGTCACGGCTCGCACGCCGAGTACGTCACCGCCCCGGCCCGCGCCTTCGCGCACAAGCCGTCCGTGATCGACCACATCCAGGCGGGCGCTCTGCCGCTGGTCTCCCTGACCGCGTACCAGGCCCTGGTCGAGACGGCGGACATCCAGCCGGGGCAGCGGGTACTGATCCACGCGGCGGCCGGCGGGGTCGGGCACGTGGCCGTGCAGATCGCCAAGGCGCGGGGCGCGTATGTGATCGGTACGGCAAGCGCGGGCAAGCACGACTTCCTGCGCCAACTCGGCGTGGACGAGACGATCGACTACCGGGCGACCGACTTCGTCGAGGCCGTCCAGGACGTCGACGTCGTCCTGGACACGCTCGGTGGCGACAACAGCCTGCGCTCACTGCGTGTACTGCGCCCGGGCGGGGTCGTGGTGTCGATCCTGCCGGTGGGGTCGGACGACTTCTACGAGGAGGCCGAGCGGCTCGGCGTACGGGCGGTCAGGATGCTCGTCGACGCCTCCCACAGCGGGATGAAGGCGATCGCGGAGCTCGTGGAGGCGGGCAAGCTGCGCGCCACGATCGCCGGGACGTTCCCGTCGGCCGATGCCGCCAAGGCGCATGAGCTCGGCGAGACCGGCCGGACCGCGGGGAAGCTGGTCCTGGTGATGGACTGA
- a CDS encoding ricin-type beta-trefoil lectin domain protein, whose translation MDSPRLLRRCLFAALSAVLVASAALTPAYAGPEEAAAAAVTFQDTFDGPAGSAVDSSKWQIETGDNVNNHERQYYTSGNKNAALDGQGHLVITARKENPANYQCWYGTCQYTSARLNTAGKFTTTYGRVEARMKIPRGQGMWPAFWMLGNDIGQVGWPNSGEIDIMENVGFEPSTVHGTLHGPGYSGSGGIGAGYSLPNGQAFADAFHTFAVDWAPGSITWSVDGTVYQRRTPADLGGNPWVFDKPFFLILNLAVGGYWPGDPDGSTVFPQQLVVDEVKVTTSDSPGGSGVPITGLAGKCVDVAGANSANGTPVQLYDCNGTAAQKWTVASDGTLRALGKCLDVTNNGTADGSTVQLWDCTGGPNQKWTVTAARDIVNPQANKCLDVTGNNSATGTRLQIWSCTGGANQKWTVG comes from the coding sequence ATGGACTCCCCGCGCCTGCTCCGAAGATGCCTCTTCGCCGCGCTGTCCGCCGTGCTCGTCGCGTCCGCCGCCCTCACTCCCGCGTACGCGGGCCCCGAGGAGGCCGCTGCCGCCGCCGTGACGTTCCAGGACACCTTCGACGGCCCGGCAGGTTCGGCCGTCGACTCGTCCAAGTGGCAGATCGAGACCGGCGACAACGTCAACAACCACGAGCGGCAGTACTACACGTCCGGAAACAAGAACGCGGCCCTGGACGGCCAGGGCCATCTGGTCATCACCGCACGCAAGGAGAATCCGGCCAACTACCAGTGCTGGTACGGAACGTGCCAGTACACCTCGGCCCGGCTGAACACCGCGGGCAAGTTCACCACCACATACGGCCGTGTCGAGGCCCGGATGAAGATTCCGCGCGGCCAGGGCATGTGGCCCGCGTTCTGGATGCTCGGCAACGACATCGGACAGGTCGGCTGGCCGAACTCCGGCGAGATCGACATCATGGAGAACGTCGGCTTCGAGCCGTCGACCGTGCACGGCACGCTCCATGGTCCCGGGTACTCCGGCTCGGGCGGCATCGGCGCCGGATACTCCCTGCCGAACGGCCAGGCCTTCGCGGACGCCTTCCACACGTTCGCGGTCGACTGGGCGCCCGGCTCGATCACCTGGTCGGTGGACGGCACGGTCTACCAGCGGCGTACGCCCGCCGATCTGGGCGGCAACCCATGGGTGTTCGACAAGCCGTTCTTCCTCATTCTCAACCTCGCGGTCGGCGGCTACTGGCCGGGCGACCCCGACGGCTCCACCGTCTTCCCGCAGCAACTCGTCGTGGACGAGGTGAAGGTGACGACGAGTGACAGCCCGGGCGGCTCGGGCGTTCCGATCACGGGCCTCGCGGGCAAGTGCGTGGACGTGGCCGGGGCGAACTCCGCCAACGGCACTCCCGTACAGCTCTACGACTGCAACGGAACCGCCGCCCAGAAGTGGACGGTGGCCTCGGACGGCACCCTCCGCGCGCTGGGCAAGTGCCTGGACGTCACGAACAACGGCACGGCGGACGGTTCGACCGTCCAGCTGTGGGACTGCACCGGCGGTCCGAACCAGAAGTGGACGGTCACCGCGGCCCGCGACATCGTGAATCCGCAGGCCAACAAGTGTCTGGACGTCACGGGCAACAACTCGGCCACCGGCACACGACTGCAGATCTGGTCGTGCACCGGTGGAGCCAACCAGAAGTGGACGGTGGGCTGA
- a CDS encoding GlxA family transcriptional regulator, with protein MRHVERVVVLALDGVYPFELGIPSRIFGAADGRYEVVTCTADGRPVRTNADFSVTVDHGPEALRTADTVVIAPIDPWSVTAELPDEVRAALALIRPDARILSICTGAFVLAAAGLLEGHRATTHWRLADLFRSMYPHVPLDADVLFVDDDTVLTSAGAASGVDACLHIVRKDHGSELANKVARRCVVPPLRDGGQAQYIEQPVPEPTATSTAATRAWALAHLGDPLTLTDLAGHARMSLRTFARRFNDEVGMSPGRWLIQQRVFRARHLLESSDLSVDQIAGEVGFATGTSLRQHLHAAIGVSPLAYRRTFQATR; from the coding sequence ATGCGGCATGTGGAGCGAGTCGTGGTCCTGGCGCTGGACGGCGTCTATCCCTTCGAACTGGGCATCCCCAGCAGGATCTTCGGCGCGGCGGACGGCCGGTACGAGGTGGTGACCTGCACCGCCGACGGACGCCCCGTCCGGACCAACGCCGACTTCTCGGTCACCGTGGACCACGGTCCCGAGGCGCTGCGCACGGCGGACACCGTGGTGATCGCGCCCATCGACCCGTGGAGCGTCACCGCGGAGCTCCCCGACGAGGTCAGGGCGGCGCTCGCGCTCATCCGGCCCGACGCCCGCATCCTCTCCATCTGCACGGGCGCCTTCGTCCTGGCGGCGGCGGGTCTGCTGGAAGGTCACCGGGCGACGACACACTGGCGGCTGGCCGACCTGTTCCGGAGCATGTACCCGCACGTTCCCCTCGACGCCGACGTGCTGTTCGTCGACGACGACACGGTCCTCACCTCGGCCGGCGCCGCGTCCGGGGTCGACGCCTGTCTGCACATCGTGCGCAAGGACCACGGCAGCGAGCTGGCGAACAAGGTGGCCCGGCGCTGTGTCGTCCCGCCCCTGCGTGACGGCGGCCAGGCCCAGTACATCGAGCAGCCCGTGCCGGAACCCACGGCGACGAGCACAGCCGCCACGCGCGCGTGGGCCCTGGCCCACCTCGGCGACCCGCTGACCCTGACCGACCTGGCAGGCCACGCCCGGATGAGCCTGCGCACCTTCGCCCGCCGCTTCAACGACGAGGTGGGCATGAGCCCCGGCCGCTGGCTCATCCAGCAGCGGGTCTTCCGGGCCCGCCATCTGCTGGAGTCCAGCGACCTGTCGGTGGACCAGATCGCCGGCGAGGTCGGCTTCGCGACCGGCACCTCGCTGCGCCAGCATCTGCACGCCGCGATCGGCGTCTCACCGCTGGCGTACCGGCGTACGTTCCAGGCCACCCGCTAG
- a CDS encoding DUF4230 domain-containing protein, which produces MTTSIKQTPPSTPAKRRMPGWAKVVTAVALVLVVLFAGLRLSVLPGLRDLFGTETHDRSGPTLLKSIQDLSRYDAASGNFQVVVDLEKDAKYLPDALRGTRTLYVGAGTVDAYVDLGRLDKNDVTVNDDRTSATLRLPHAALGKPALDADHSYAVSKQRGLLDRLGDLFSDNPNSERAVQKLAVKHIGEAAKDSRLTARAETNTTSMLEGLLRSLGFKEVTVTYGT; this is translated from the coding sequence ATGACGACGTCCATCAAGCAGACGCCCCCCTCGACGCCCGCCAAGCGGCGGATGCCCGGCTGGGCGAAGGTGGTCACCGCGGTCGCGCTGGTGCTCGTGGTGCTGTTCGCCGGTCTGCGGCTGAGCGTGCTGCCGGGGCTGCGCGATCTGTTCGGCACGGAGACGCACGACCGGTCGGGGCCCACGCTCCTGAAGTCCATCCAGGACCTGAGCCGTTACGACGCCGCCTCGGGCAACTTCCAGGTGGTCGTGGATCTGGAGAAGGACGCCAAGTACCTGCCGGACGCGCTCCGCGGCACCCGCACCCTGTACGTGGGGGCGGGCACTGTCGACGCGTATGTCGACCTCGGCCGGCTCGACAAGAACGACGTGACGGTCAACGACGACCGTACGTCCGCCACGCTCCGGCTCCCCCACGCGGCGCTGGGCAAGCCCGCCCTCGACGCCGACCACTCGTATGCCGTGTCGAAACAGCGCGGTCTCCTTGACCGGCTCGGCGATCTCTTCTCCGACAACCCCAACAGCGAGCGCGCCGTGCAGAAGCTCGCGGTGAAGCACATCGGTGAGGCGGCGAAGGACAGCCGCCTGACCGCGCGCGCCGAGACGAACACCACCAGCATGCTGGAAGGCCTTCTGCGCTCCCTGGGCTTCAAGGAGGTGACGGTCACCTACGGCACCTGA
- a CDS encoding SDR family NAD(P)-dependent oxidoreductase, protein MSTAQHKIGSGFGARSTADDVLEGIDLSGKLAIVTGGYSGLGLEATRSLTKAGAHVIVPARRPAAAREALEGIDGVEVDELDLGDLESVRAFADRFLASDRVIDIVINNAGIMACPETRVGPGWEAQFATNHLGHYALVNRLWPAIEPGGARVVSVSSRAHLLSGMRWDDVHWTNGYDKWQAYGQAKTANVLFAVHLDRLGRESGVRAFALHPGGILTPLQRHLPTEEMVERGWIDENGNPLDPEAFKTPEQGAATEVWAATSPQLAGMGGVYCEDCEIAEPAPADGTRVGVADYAIDSEQAARLWELSAELTGVNAFE, encoded by the coding sequence ATGAGCACTGCACAGCACAAGATCGGCTCGGGTTTCGGTGCCCGGAGCACCGCCGACGACGTCCTCGAGGGCATCGACCTCTCCGGAAAGCTCGCGATCGTCACGGGCGGTTACTCGGGCCTCGGCCTGGAGGCGACCCGCTCGCTCACCAAGGCGGGCGCCCATGTCATCGTCCCCGCGCGGCGCCCGGCCGCCGCCCGGGAGGCGCTGGAGGGCATCGACGGGGTCGAGGTGGACGAGCTCGACCTCGGCGACCTGGAGAGCGTGCGCGCCTTCGCCGACCGGTTCCTCGCCTCGGACCGCGTCATCGACATCGTCATCAACAATGCGGGAATCATGGCCTGCCCGGAGACGCGGGTCGGCCCCGGCTGGGAGGCGCAGTTCGCGACCAACCACCTCGGTCACTACGCCCTCGTGAACCGGCTCTGGCCTGCGATCGAGCCCGGCGGGGCGCGCGTCGTCTCCGTGTCGTCCCGCGCTCACCTCCTGTCCGGCATGCGCTGGGACGACGTGCACTGGACGAACGGCTACGACAAGTGGCAGGCGTACGGCCAGGCCAAGACGGCGAACGTCCTGTTCGCCGTACACCTCGACCGGCTCGGCCGGGAATCCGGCGTACGGGCGTTCGCCCTGCACCCCGGTGGCATCCTCACGCCGCTCCAGCGCCATCTCCCGACGGAGGAGATGGTCGAGCGCGGCTGGATCGACGAGAACGGCAACCCGCTGGACCCCGAGGCCTTCAAGACGCCGGAGCAGGGCGCGGCCACCGAGGTGTGGGCCGCGACCTCGCCGCAGCTGGCCGGTATGGGCGGGGTGTACTGCGAGGACTGCGAGATCGCCGAGCCCGCTCCGGCGGACGGCACCAGGGTCGGCGTGGCCGACTACGCGATCGACTCCGAGCAGGCCGCGCGGCTGTGGGAGCTGTCGGCGGAGCTGACCGGGGTGAACGCGTTCGAATGA
- a CDS encoding VanZ family protein: MARTAPRTRAAKSGRRTAAAKSAGPKPAPKSGRRASAPPGGRGALPLAVRLMAMALAFAAMVAFAAALARLTLEPSPASEALTHSNLRPGRSLRAYLDQPELRDAVKQIGGNLLLGIPFGVLLPVLVPRALGILRVAALTAAVMLLVELIQGALITGRAFDIDDVILNTAGALVGYLLLGRRLGRAVHPKKRRSS; this comes from the coding sequence ATGGCCCGTACGGCGCCACGCACGCGTGCCGCGAAATCCGGTCGCCGGACAGCGGCGGCGAAGTCAGCGGGCCCGAAACCGGCACCGAAGTCCGGTCGCCGGGCCTCGGCGCCACCCGGTGGGCGCGGAGCGCTCCCGCTCGCCGTGCGACTGATGGCCATGGCGCTGGCCTTCGCGGCCATGGTGGCGTTCGCGGCCGCGCTGGCCCGGCTGACGCTGGAGCCGTCCCCGGCGTCAGAGGCGCTGACCCACAGCAACCTGCGCCCCGGCCGCTCACTGCGCGCCTATCTCGACCAGCCGGAACTGCGCGACGCCGTCAAGCAGATCGGCGGAAACCTGCTGCTCGGTATTCCCTTCGGGGTGTTGTTGCCCGTGCTGGTGCCAAGGGCCCTGGGAATCCTGCGCGTTGCGGCGCTGACCGCGGCGGTCATGCTCCTGGTCGAGCTCATCCAGGGGGCGCTCATCACCGGGCGCGCCTTCGACATCGACGACGTCATCCTCAACACGGCCGGGGCACTGGTGGGTTATCTGCTGCTGGGGCGGCGGCTCGGCCGGGCGGTACACCCCAAGAAGCGCCGTAGCTCCTGA
- a CDS encoding ribose-phosphate diphosphokinase gives MRDIAVFSGSAHPELAAEVCAHLGVPLSPTRVSRFANDCLEVQLQANCRERDVFLVQPLVTPVQEHLVELLMMCDAARGASAGRITVVMPHYSYARSDKKDMPRISMGGRLVADLMVAAGASRVLAMTLHSPQVHGFFSVPVDHLHALRELAAHFRGYDLSRTTVVSPDLGNAKEAAAFARLIGAQVAAGAKQRFADDRVSISSVIGDVTGRDVIVLDDEIAKGSTVLELLERLRELGPRSIRVACTHGLFAAGALKRLSDQPDVLEIVCTNTVPVPIEKHTEKLRVLSIAPALAEAVRRIHNGESVSALFDAPESE, from the coding sequence GTGCGTGACATCGCCGTGTTCAGCGGTAGTGCCCATCCTGAGCTGGCGGCCGAGGTCTGCGCGCATCTCGGTGTGCCCCTCAGCCCCACCCGCGTCAGCCGGTTCGCCAACGACTGCCTGGAGGTCCAGCTCCAGGCCAACTGCCGCGAGCGCGATGTCTTCCTGGTACAGCCGCTGGTCACGCCTGTGCAGGAGCATCTCGTCGAGCTGCTGATGATGTGCGACGCGGCGCGCGGAGCCTCCGCCGGGCGCATCACCGTGGTCATGCCGCACTACTCGTACGCCCGCTCGGACAAGAAGGACATGCCGCGGATCTCCATGGGCGGACGGCTCGTGGCGGACCTGATGGTGGCGGCCGGGGCGAGCCGCGTCCTCGCGATGACGCTGCACTCGCCGCAGGTGCACGGCTTCTTCTCGGTCCCGGTCGACCATCTGCACGCCCTGCGGGAGCTCGCCGCGCACTTCCGCGGCTACGACCTGTCGCGTACGACGGTGGTGTCGCCGGACCTCGGCAACGCCAAGGAGGCGGCGGCCTTCGCCCGGCTGATCGGCGCCCAGGTGGCCGCCGGTGCCAAGCAGCGGTTCGCCGACGACCGGGTCAGCATCAGTTCGGTCATCGGTGACGTCACCGGGCGGGACGTCATCGTGCTGGACGACGAGATCGCCAAGGGCAGCACGGTCCTCGAACTCCTGGAGCGGCTGCGGGAACTCGGGCCGCGGTCCATCCGGGTGGCCTGCACGCACGGGCTGTTTGCCGCGGGCGCCCTCAAGCGGCTCAGCGACCAGCCCGACGTCCTGGAGATCGTGTGCACGAACACGGTGCCGGTCCCGATCGAGAAGCACACGGAGAAGCTGCGCGTCCTGTCCATCGCCCCGGCGCTCGCCGAGGCCGTGCGGCGCATTCACAACGGCGAGTCCGTCAGCGCCCTGTTCGACGCGCCTGAGAGCGAATAG
- the tuf gene encoding elongation factor Tu has translation MAKAKFERTKPHVNIGTIGHIDHGKTTLTAAMTKVLHDQFPDLNPYTPFDQIDKAPEERQRGITISIAHVEYQTENRHYAHVDCPGHADYIKNMITGAAQMDGAILVVAATDGPMPQTKEHVLLARQVGVPYIVVALNKTDMVDDEEILELVELEVRELLIEYEFPGDDVPVVRVSALKALEGDPTWSASILELLAAIDQFVPEPVRDVDRPFLMPIEDVFTITGRGTVVTGRIERGVLKVHNEVEIIGIHEQKTKTTVTGIEMFRKLLDEGRAGENVGLLLRGVKREDVERGQVVIKPGSVTPHTEFDARAYILSKDEGGRHTPFFDNYRPQFYFRTTDVTGVVTLPKGTEMVMPGDNTTMQVQLIQPIAMEEGLKFAIREGGRTVGAGQVTKIRK, from the coding sequence GTGGCGAAGGCGAAATTCGAGCGGACCAAGCCGCACGTCAACATCGGCACCATCGGTCACATCGACCACGGTAAGACGACGCTCACGGCGGCCATGACCAAGGTGTTGCACGACCAGTTCCCCGACCTGAACCCCTACACGCCCTTCGACCAGATCGACAAGGCTCCCGAGGAACGCCAGCGCGGCATCACGATCTCGATCGCGCACGTCGAGTACCAGACGGAGAACCGGCACTACGCGCACGTCGACTGCCCGGGACACGCGGACTACATCAAGAACATGATCACGGGCGCGGCGCAGATGGACGGCGCCATCCTGGTCGTCGCGGCGACCGACGGCCCGATGCCGCAGACCAAGGAACACGTCCTGCTGGCCCGGCAGGTCGGCGTCCCGTACATCGTCGTCGCCCTCAACAAGACCGACATGGTGGACGACGAGGAGATCCTGGAACTCGTCGAGCTCGAAGTGCGCGAGCTGCTCATCGAGTACGAGTTCCCGGGCGACGACGTCCCGGTCGTCCGGGTCTCCGCGCTCAAGGCCCTCGAAGGCGACCCGACGTGGAGTGCCTCCATCCTGGAACTCCTCGCGGCCATCGACCAGTTCGTGCCCGAGCCGGTACGCGATGTCGACCGGCCGTTCCTGATGCCCATCGAGGACGTGTTCACCATCACCGGCCGCGGCACGGTCGTCACCGGGCGCATCGAGCGCGGTGTGCTGAAGGTCCACAACGAGGTCGAGATCATCGGCATTCACGAGCAGAAGACGAAGACCACCGTCACCGGCATCGAGATGTTCCGCAAACTCCTCGACGAGGGCCGGGCGGGAGAGAACGTCGGACTGCTGCTGCGGGGCGTGAAGCGCGAGGACGTGGAGCGCGGGCAGGTCGTCATCAAGCCGGGCTCGGTGACCCCGCACACGGAGTTCGACGCGCGCGCGTACATCCTGTCCAAGGACGAGGGCGGCCGGCACACGCCGTTCTTCGACAACTACCGGCCGCAGTTCTACTTCCGTACGACGGACGTGACCGGCGTCGTGACGCTGCCCAAGGGCACGGAGATGGTCATGCCGGGCGACAACACCACCATGCAGGTGCAGTTGATCCAGCCCATCGCCATGGAGGAAGGGCTGAAGTTCGCCATCCGTGAGGGCGGCAGGACGGTCGGGGCAGGGCAGGTCACCAAGATCCGGAAGTAG
- a CDS encoding ROK family transcriptional regulator, with product MAGWNGRTVRDLRRGNRTAVLQRLYFDGPMSRYELGPATGLSSGSVSNVVAELVADGLVEEAGSVDSDGGRPRTLLRVVPGSGHMIGVDVGETRVRVELFDLTLTELARTERPLEPPQGYEAGQQSERQGSSERQGYEADQPSKGQGYEAEDAPKRQDYDVDLIVGHIRDGIADVLAEAEIAPEQLLGVGIGVPGIVARTPELGAVVHGQTIGWDAVPLESLLRSACELPDSVPYFADNGARTLGQAEMWFGSGRGARNAVVVLFGSGVGACLVTEDVENGRSVEWGHLTVRVRGRRCRCGALGCLEAYAGAEALLDRWREEGGRPPEGTDEETALTAMLAAAYPAGDAEPDPVALAVLEEAAEYVGAGLSDLINLFQPERILIGGWAGLQLGIRFLPAVRRYATSYALRYPAERVSIDLGELGPDAVTVGAAILPLADFFARGGRRAEPAGEGPSPAWRTALGERAPR from the coding sequence ATGGCGGGGTGGAACGGGCGGACGGTGCGTGACCTGCGGCGGGGCAATCGCACCGCCGTACTGCAACGGTTGTATTTCGACGGGCCGATGAGCCGTTACGAGCTGGGCCCGGCCACCGGACTGAGTTCCGGTTCCGTCAGCAACGTGGTCGCCGAACTCGTCGCCGACGGACTGGTCGAGGAGGCGGGCAGCGTCGACTCCGACGGCGGCCGCCCGCGCACCCTGCTGCGCGTCGTGCCCGGCAGCGGCCACATGATCGGCGTCGACGTCGGCGAAACCCGCGTCCGCGTCGAGCTGTTCGATCTGACCCTCACCGAACTCGCCCGAACCGAACGGCCGTTGGAGCCGCCCCAGGGGTACGAGGCCGGCCAGCAGTCGGAGCGTCAGGGATCGTCGGAGCGCCAGGGATACGAGGCCGATCAGCCGTCGAAGGGCCAGGGATACGAGGCCGAGGACGCGCCGAAGCGCCAGGATTACGACGTCGACCTCATCGTCGGCCACATCCGTGACGGCATCGCGGACGTCCTCGCCGAGGCGGAGATCGCCCCAGAACAGCTCCTCGGCGTCGGCATCGGCGTCCCCGGCATCGTGGCCCGCACCCCCGAGCTGGGCGCGGTCGTGCACGGCCAGACGATCGGCTGGGACGCTGTCCCGCTCGAATCCCTGCTCCGCTCGGCCTGCGAACTCCCCGACTCCGTCCCGTACTTCGCGGACAACGGCGCCCGGACCCTCGGCCAGGCCGAGATGTGGTTCGGCTCCGGACGCGGCGCCCGCAACGCGGTCGTCGTCCTCTTCGGCTCCGGCGTCGGCGCCTGCCTCGTCACGGAGGACGTGGAGAACGGCCGGTCCGTGGAGTGGGGCCATCTGACCGTACGGGTCAGGGGGCGCCGCTGCCGCTGCGGCGCCCTGGGCTGTCTGGAGGCGTACGCGGGCGCCGAGGCGCTCCTCGACCGCTGGCGCGAGGAGGGCGGGCGCCCCCCGGAGGGCACCGACGAGGAGACCGCGCTCACCGCGATGCTCGCCGCCGCCTACCCCGCCGGGGACGCCGAGCCCGACCCCGTGGCGCTCGCCGTCCTGGAGGAGGCCGCCGAGTATGTGGGCGCGGGCCTGTCCGACCTGATCAACCTCTTCCAGCCCGAGCGCATCCTCATCGGCGGCTGGGCGGGCCTCCAGCTCGGCATCCGCTTTCTGCCCGCCGTGCGCCGGTACGCGACCTCGTACGCCCTGCGCTACCCCGCCGAGCGCGTCTCCATCGACCTCGGCGAACTCGGCCCGGACGCGGTCACGGTCGGCGCCGCGATCCTCCCTCTCGCCGACTTCTTCGCCCGCGGCGGGCGCCGGGCCGAACCGGCGGGCGAGGGGCCGTCACCGGCTTGGCGCACGGCGCTGGGGGAGCGGGCGCCGCGCTGA
- a CDS encoding peptidase inhibitor family I36 protein — translation MITKRLATFAAAALLALGGGLALATPSGAADCPSGDFCVWENTNFDGQRANWSGDDGWWESWIADTDSSWANHGISGPGVKDHVQVYEDAWQGGDMTICLTPGEEVGYNGVANDRGDSHTWTMSC, via the coding sequence GTGATCACCAAGCGCCTCGCCACCTTCGCCGCCGCGGCCCTCCTCGCCCTCGGGGGCGGCCTGGCCCTCGCCACGCCGTCCGGCGCGGCGGACTGTCCCAGCGGCGACTTCTGCGTATGGGAGAACACCAACTTCGACGGTCAGCGCGCCAATTGGTCGGGGGACGACGGCTGGTGGGAGAGCTGGATCGCCGACACCGACTCCTCTTGGGCCAACCACGGCATCTCGGGACCGGGCGTCAAGGACCACGTCCAGGTCTACGAGGACGCCTGGCAGGGCGGCGACATGACGATCTGCCTCACCCCCGGTGAGGAGGTCGGCTACAACGGCGTCGCCAACGACCGCGGCGACTCGCACACCTGGACCATGAGCTGCTGA